The Dyella caseinilytica genome has a window encoding:
- a CDS encoding histidine phosphatase family protein — MSAQIELLRHGDTGQRSYRGQLDDALSEQGWGQLRAAVEGRSWDRIVSSSLQRCAAFAQELAHARELPLRLDARLAEYHFGHWQGVPIEQIAQEQGDALARFWADPVTCPPPGGETFAAFRDRLTVALDDIAAEAVGQRVLVITHGGAIRLLRCLVEQRSYGDMAGIDVPHASLHRLPWRGVVTA; from the coding sequence ATGAGCGCTCAGATTGAACTCCTGCGCCACGGCGATACCGGCCAGCGCAGCTATCGCGGTCAGTTGGACGATGCGCTGAGCGAACAGGGCTGGGGGCAATTGCGTGCGGCCGTGGAAGGGCGATCCTGGGATCGCATCGTGTCTTCCTCGCTGCAGCGCTGCGCCGCCTTTGCGCAGGAACTCGCTCATGCGCGCGAGCTGCCATTGCGTCTGGATGCGCGGTTGGCGGAATACCATTTCGGTCACTGGCAAGGCGTGCCGATCGAGCAGATTGCGCAGGAGCAGGGCGATGCGCTGGCACGCTTCTGGGCTGATCCGGTAACGTGCCCACCACCCGGCGGGGAAACTTTCGCAGCATTTCGCGATCGGTTAACTGTCGCGCTGGATGACATCGCGGCCGAAGCGGTGGGTCAACGCGTATTGGTGATCACTCATGGAGGCGCGATTCGTTTGCTGCGCTGTCTGGTCGAACAACGGAGTTACGGTGACATGGCCGGCATCGACGTGCCGCACGCCTCGCTGCACCGTTTGCCATGGCGTGGGGTGGTAACAGCCTGA
- the cobD gene encoding threonine-phosphate decarboxylase CobD, which yields MLEHGGRLQRAAHEYGIPLAQWLDLSTGISPFGWPIPAIPSSAWQRLPEDDDGLIDVARAYYEAPHVLPVAGSQAAIQALPLLRSRSRVGIIAPGYAEHAHAWRRAGHDVTCLPADALLANAAQWDVLVLIHPNNPGGERFRAEDLLRIHDALMARGGWLLVDEAFMDVTPQDSLCRYTDRDGLIVLRSVGKFFGLAGARAGFVCAAPQWLEALREKLGPWTMSGPTRYVLQKALADCPWQAAARVRLDTVSRRLSALLAKHGLGPTTGCGLFQWCLREDALSLHRGLAKRGILTRLFDTPPSLRFGLLPDEAAFQRLDVALAEVLR from the coding sequence ATGCTTGAGCATGGTGGGCGTTTGCAACGTGCAGCGCACGAGTACGGCATTCCATTGGCGCAGTGGCTGGACCTTTCCACTGGCATCAGTCCGTTTGGATGGCCGATTCCTGCCATTCCTTCGTCGGCATGGCAGCGTTTGCCTGAAGACGATGATGGATTGATCGATGTCGCCCGCGCCTATTACGAAGCGCCGCACGTGTTGCCGGTGGCTGGCTCGCAAGCAGCCATCCAGGCTTTGCCATTGCTTCGTTCAAGGTCACGCGTGGGTATTATCGCGCCGGGTTATGCGGAGCATGCACATGCGTGGCGGCGAGCAGGGCATGACGTGACATGTCTTCCGGCTGATGCGTTGTTGGCAAACGCTGCGCAATGGGATGTCCTTGTATTGATCCACCCCAATAATCCAGGTGGCGAGCGTTTTCGGGCGGAAGATCTGCTGCGCATTCATGACGCATTGATGGCCCGTGGCGGTTGGCTGCTGGTGGATGAGGCCTTTATGGATGTCACGCCGCAGGACAGTCTTTGCCGCTACACGGATCGTGATGGGTTGATCGTGTTGCGTTCGGTCGGGAAATTTTTTGGCTTGGCCGGCGCGCGCGCCGGTTTTGTCTGCGCCGCGCCACAGTGGCTTGAAGCGTTGCGGGAAAAACTCGGGCCATGGACCATGAGTGGGCCAACGCGTTATGTGTTGCAGAAGGCGCTCGCTGATTGTCCTTGGCAGGCGGCCGCACGCGTACGCCTGGACACGGTCAGTCGCCGATTGTCAGCGTTGCTCGCCAAGCATGGTCTTGGACCCACGACAGGATGCGGATTGTTTCAATGGTGCTTGCGCGAAGATGCTTTGTCGCTGCATCGTGGCTTGGCCAAGCGCGGCATTCTCACTCGTCTGTTCGATACGCCACCGAGCCTGCGCTTCGGTTTGCTTCCCGATGAAGCTGCCTTTCAACGGCTGGATGTGGCGCTTGCGGAGGTGTTGCGATGA
- a CDS encoding adenosylcobinamide-GDP ribazoletransferase, which translates to MMRGLLVALGFLTRLPVPMGAFDDTRARSASLVWYPLVGLLIGLMLGALAWLLRDTPSLLTAAMVVLAWVALTGALHLDGLADSADAWVGGLGDREKTLAIMKDPRCGPFGVLAIVLAVLLKFAAVASLHAAPWTELILAPLLARASLVALFLTTPYVRGGGLGAALSSAPRNACAVAIAISAGFCLLGRWHGVIALAVAAVVFGLWRAACLKRLGGITGDTAGALAEMIEVAVLVALTVR; encoded by the coding sequence CTGATGCGCGGTTTGCTGGTCGCCCTTGGCTTTTTGACCCGCCTGCCGGTGCCGATGGGCGCGTTTGACGATACCCGCGCCCGCTCCGCTTCGCTGGTCTGGTATCCGTTGGTGGGCCTCCTGATCGGCTTGATGCTGGGGGCGCTGGCGTGGCTGTTGCGCGATACGCCCTCCTTGCTCACGGCGGCCATGGTCGTGCTGGCGTGGGTGGCATTGACCGGGGCGCTACATCTGGATGGCCTGGCCGATAGCGCCGATGCCTGGGTCGGCGGTCTCGGCGACCGTGAGAAGACGCTGGCGATCATGAAGGATCCGCGCTGCGGGCCTTTCGGTGTGTTGGCGATCGTGCTGGCGGTATTGCTGAAGTTCGCCGCTGTCGCCAGCCTGCACGCGGCGCCGTGGACGGAGCTGATCCTCGCGCCACTGCTGGCGCGGGCCAGCCTGGTTGCCCTGTTCCTCACCACGCCTTACGTACGCGGTGGCGGTCTGGGGGCGGCGTTGTCGAGTGCACCGCGTAACGCCTGCGCGGTGGCCATCGCGATCAGTGCCGGGTTCTGTCTGCTTGGCCGTTGGCACGGGGTCATTGCCCTGGCGGTGGCCGCGGTGGTGTTTGGCCTATGGCGTGCGGCATGCCTGAAACGCTTGGGTGGCATCACTGGCGATACGGCCGGGGCGCTGGCGGAGATGATCGAGGTGGCAGTGCTGGTGGCGCTGACC
- a CDS encoding cobyrinate a,c-diamide synthase yields MSVSLTHDCPALLISAPASGQGKTSVTAALARWHTQQGRRVRVFKTGPDFLDPMVLARAAGSPVYQLDLWMCGESDVRLRLHKAAASADLILVEGVMGLFDGDPSSADLAQQLGLPVMAVIDGSAMAQTFGALACGLAAYREGLSFYGVAANRIGSAYHAQLLKESVPSSMHWLGALPRDASLALPERHLGLVAAAELADIDQRLDVLADAWALHASTVLPPPVAFEASATSPVPALLQGQRIAVARDAAFCFLYQANLDLLAQAGASLHFFSPLAGDALPECDAIWLPGGYPELHLETLSKQQNLHTALRAHRDAGKPILAECGGLLFALESLADRDGHEAPMAGLLPGRAAVQPRLAALGLQGVDLPEGTLRGHTFHYAHASIETQPLAHAVNPNKGPGQEAVYRDRRLTASFVHFYFPSNPLAALHLFLP; encoded by the coding sequence ATGAGCGTGTCGTTAACGCACGACTGCCCAGCGCTATTGATCTCGGCCCCCGCGTCCGGCCAAGGCAAAACCTCAGTCACCGCCGCGCTCGCACGCTGGCATACGCAACAGGGTCGCCGCGTGCGCGTGTTCAAGACCGGACCGGATTTCCTCGATCCGATGGTGCTTGCTCGCGCCGCAGGGTCACCGGTCTACCAGCTCGATCTATGGATGTGCGGCGAGTCCGATGTGCGCCTGCGCCTGCACAAGGCCGCCGCATCGGCAGACTTGATCCTGGTGGAAGGCGTGATGGGGTTGTTCGACGGCGATCCATCAAGCGCAGATCTCGCGCAGCAACTCGGTTTGCCGGTGATGGCGGTGATTGACGGTTCCGCCATGGCTCAGACATTTGGCGCGTTGGCTTGTGGATTAGCTGCCTATCGCGAAGGATTATCTTTCTACGGCGTGGCTGCCAATCGTATTGGTAGTGCTTATCACGCGCAGTTGTTGAAGGAGAGCGTGCCATCATCGATGCATTGGCTCGGTGCGTTGCCGCGCGACGCATCGCTGGCGCTGCCGGAACGGCATCTAGGCCTGGTGGCAGCGGCAGAGCTGGCGGATATCGATCAGCGGCTCGACGTGCTGGCCGATGCTTGGGCGTTGCACGCCAGTACCGTGCTTCCACCACCGGTCGCTTTCGAAGCGTCTGCAACGTCGCCTGTTCCCGCTCTGTTGCAAGGTCAGCGTATTGCCGTTGCGCGCGATGCGGCGTTCTGTTTTCTCTATCAAGCCAATCTCGACCTGCTGGCTCAGGCAGGCGCATCGCTCCATTTCTTTTCACCACTCGCGGGCGATGCGTTGCCGGAATGCGATGCAATCTGGCTGCCAGGTGGCTATCCAGAGCTTCATCTGGAGACGCTGTCAAAACAGCAAAATCTGCATACGGCCTTGCGTGCACATCGCGATGCGGGCAAGCCGATCCTCGCCGAATGCGGAGGTCTGCTGTTTGCATTGGAGTCCCTGGCAGACCGCGACGGCCACGAAGCGCCGATGGCCGGACTGTTGCCAGGACGCGCCGCCGTGCAGCCGCGCCTGGCCGCGTTGGGTCTGCAAGGTGTCGACCTGCCCGAAGGGACTTTGCGCGGTCACACCTTCCATTACGCGCACGCTTCAATCGAGACGCAGCCGCTTGCGCATGCGGTCAATCCGAACAAAGGTCCTGGCCAGGAAGCGGTGTATCGGGACCGCCGGCTCACTGCGAGCTTCGTGCATTTTTATTTTCCATCGAACCCGCTGGCAGCGTTGCACTTGTTCCTGCCATGA
- the cbiB gene encoding adenosylcobinamide-phosphate synthase CbiB — protein MSMVLAMWVAVCVDAWLGEPRGVHPLVLFGRLSALIETHLHADRRIAGVLAWSLAVLPLVCVLWMVQRFLPAWSSWCVSVLVLYLTIGLRSLGEHATPVADALAGDRLDDARRAVGHMVSRDTEALNASQVAAAATESVLENGNDAVFGALFWFVLLGAPGALLYRLANTLDAMWGYRTPRYENFGWAAARIDDVLNFVPARLTAFTYALCGHFDAALRCWRTQAPQWDSPNAGPVMAAGAGALRVSLGGAAPYHGVWEVRPELGEGDLPDAVSIRRALSLVRRGVALWLFVALLLAASMYGGAHA, from the coding sequence ATGAGCATGGTGTTGGCCATGTGGGTGGCGGTATGTGTCGACGCATGGTTGGGAGAGCCGCGTGGTGTGCATCCACTGGTGTTGTTTGGCCGCTTGTCAGCGCTGATTGAAACTCACCTGCATGCTGACCGACGTATTGCCGGTGTGCTGGCCTGGTCATTGGCCGTGTTACCGCTGGTGTGCGTGTTGTGGATGGTGCAGCGATTCCTGCCGGCTTGGTCATCGTGGTGTGTATCGGTGCTGGTGCTTTATCTGACGATTGGTCTGCGCAGTTTGGGCGAGCATGCGACGCCGGTGGCTGATGCGCTGGCTGGCGATCGGCTGGATGATGCGCGCCGCGCCGTAGGGCACATGGTGAGTCGGGATACTGAAGCGCTGAACGCCAGCCAGGTCGCTGCAGCGGCTACCGAATCCGTGTTGGAGAATGGCAACGATGCCGTGTTCGGTGCGCTGTTCTGGTTCGTCCTATTGGGTGCGCCGGGAGCGTTGCTCTACCGGTTGGCCAATACACTGGATGCGATGTGGGGTTATCGCACACCGCGTTACGAAAACTTTGGTTGGGCGGCCGCAAGGATCGATGATGTGCTGAATTTTGTGCCAGCGCGATTGACCGCGTTCACCTATGCTTTGTGCGGACATTTCGATGCCGCCCTGCGTTGTTGGCGCACACAGGCACCGCAATGGGATAGTCCCAATGCCGGTCCCGTGATGGCGGCTGGCGCTGGCGCTTTGCGCGTGTCACTGGGTGGTGCTGCGCCCTATCATGGTGTCTGGGAAGTGCGTCCGGAACTGGGCGAGGGCGATTTGCCGGATGCTGTGTCGATTCGCCGCGCGCTCAGCCTGGTGCGTCGCGGTGTCGCGCTTTGGTTATTTGTCGCCTTGCTGCTTGCCGCTTCGATGTATGGTGGCGCGCATGCTTGA
- the cobU gene encoding bifunctional adenosylcobinamide kinase/adenosylcobinamide-phosphate guanylyltransferase, with protein MRTLILGGARSGKSTLAERLAVESGRELVYVATAQAGDEEMAARIAHHRARRSTQWLCVEESLQLATVLRQHAREDRCLLVDCLTLWLSNLLCDADPQHFHREWDALLDALPHLPGEVLMVSNEVGMGIIPVGALSRRFVDEAGRLHQSIAAVSERVLFVAAGLPLVLKGTLS; from the coding sequence ATGCGCACCCTGATCCTCGGCGGCGCCCGTTCCGGAAAAAGCACGCTGGCGGAACGCTTGGCTGTCGAAAGCGGCCGGGAGCTGGTGTATGTCGCCACCGCGCAGGCGGGCGACGAGGAAATGGCGGCACGCATTGCGCATCACCGAGCGCGTCGCTCCACACAATGGTTATGTGTCGAAGAGTCGTTACAGCTCGCCACCGTATTGCGCCAGCACGCGCGTGAAGATCGCTGCCTGCTGGTCGACTGCCTGACGTTATGGTTGAGTAATCTGCTTTGCGATGCTGATCCACAACATTTCCATCGCGAGTGGGATGCGCTGCTCGACGCGCTGCCGCATTTGCCTGGCGAAGTGCTGATGGTCAGCAACGAAGTCGGCATGGGCATCATTCCCGTGGGCGCTTTATCGCGGCGCTTCGTCGATGAAGCCGGACGCTTGCATCAATCTATCGCCGCCGTGAGCGAACGCGTGTTGTTCGTTGCGGCAGGTTTGCCCTTGGTCTTGAAAGGAACTTTGTCATGA
- the cobO gene encoding cob(I)yrinic acid a,c-diamide adenosyltransferase, translated as MTPEERHRERMQRKKELVDRKIARATIDRGVLVVNTGNGKGKSSSGFGMLARSLGHGFKCGVVQFIKGTFSTGEEAFFRRLAGDQLDYYVMGEGFTWETQDKARDIAAAQAAWKIAAGMLADPAYDFVLLDELNIALVKQYVQLEQVLEAVAARPPRQHVVITGRGAPNGLIAVADTVTEMRVVKHAFEAGIKAQKGVEL; from the coding sequence ATGACGCCGGAAGAACGGCATCGCGAGCGCATGCAGCGCAAGAAGGAGCTGGTCGATCGCAAGATCGCTCGCGCCACCATCGATCGTGGTGTGTTGGTGGTGAACACCGGTAATGGCAAGGGCAAGAGCTCATCCGGATTCGGCATGCTTGCACGCTCGCTGGGGCATGGCTTCAAGTGTGGCGTGGTGCAGTTCATCAAGGGCACGTTCTCAACCGGCGAAGAAGCCTTCTTTCGCCGCCTCGCCGGTGATCAGCTGGATTACTACGTGATGGGTGAAGGCTTTACCTGGGAAACGCAGGACAAGGCGCGCGATATCGCTGCAGCGCAGGCCGCATGGAAGATCGCTGCTGGCATGCTGGCCGATCCCGCCTATGACTTTGTACTGCTCGATGAACTCAATATCGCGCTGGTGAAGCAATACGTGCAGTTGGAACAGGTGCTGGAAGCGGTCGCTGCGCGTCCGCCGCGGCAGCATGTGGTGATTACCGGGCGTGGCGCGCCGAATGGACTGATTGCGGTGGCCGATACGGTGACCGAGATGCGGGTGGTCAAGCATGCGTTCGAAGCAGGCATCAAGGCGCAGAAGGGTGTGGAGTTGTGA
- the cobT gene encoding nicotinate-nucleotide--dimethylbenzimidazole phosphoribosyltransferase — protein MSLDWLSAPCVQPDAAMAEAARAHQLQLTKPPGSLGQLEVLAIQLASLQRTPKPSVDRVWISVFAGDHGVADEGVSAFPQVVTGEMVRNFASGGAAISVLARALEANLEVVNLGTVNDPGEIPGVRRAIIAPSTANFCLAPAMTPAQFEAALTVGAESVQAAKAAGAQLFIGGEMGIANTTAAAAVASALLDEPPSCLAGAGTGLNAEGIRHKVSVLERALALHAGADTALERLRCLGGFEIAALAGAYVAAAQAGLPVLVDGFITTTAAMVAVAFQPDVRPWLLFAHRSKEHGHARVLQALAAEPVIDLGLRLGEASGAAAAVPLLRLACALHNGMATFEQAGVSNA, from the coding sequence ATGAGTCTCGACTGGCTCTCTGCGCCGTGCGTCCAGCCTGATGCGGCGATGGCCGAAGCGGCGCGCGCGCATCAATTGCAACTGACCAAGCCGCCGGGCTCGCTCGGTCAGCTCGAAGTGCTGGCGATACAGCTGGCATCGTTGCAGCGCACGCCGAAGCCGTCGGTGGATCGGGTGTGGATCAGTGTCTTTGCCGGGGATCATGGCGTTGCCGATGAAGGGGTGTCCGCCTTTCCGCAAGTGGTGACCGGTGAGATGGTGCGTAACTTCGCTAGTGGCGGTGCAGCGATCAGCGTGTTGGCGCGTGCGCTGGAAGCGAATCTGGAAGTGGTGAACCTCGGTACGGTGAATGATCCTGGCGAGATTCCCGGCGTACGCCGCGCCATCATTGCCCCGTCGACGGCCAATTTTTGCCTCGCGCCGGCCATGACGCCAGCGCAGTTTGAGGCCGCGTTGACGGTGGGCGCGGAAAGCGTCCAGGCCGCAAAAGCCGCGGGTGCACAACTGTTTATCGGTGGTGAAATGGGCATCGCCAACACGACCGCTGCGGCGGCTGTGGCGAGTGCGTTGCTGGACGAACCGCCGTCGTGCCTCGCCGGTGCGGGTACCGGCCTGAATGCTGAAGGTATCCGTCACAAGGTGAGCGTGCTTGAGCGCGCGTTGGCGCTGCATGCTGGCGCAGATACCGCGCTTGAGCGGCTGCGTTGTCTGGGCGGGTTCGAGATCGCCGCGTTGGCGGGCGCTTATGTCGCCGCCGCGCAAGCGGGGCTGCCGGTGCTAGTGGATGGATTCATCACTACCACGGCCGCCATGGTTGCCGTTGCATTTCAACCCGACGTGCGTCCTTGGTTGCTGTTCGCACATCGTTCGAAGGAGCATGGACATGCACGAGTGCTGCAGGCGCTGGCTGCCGAACCGGTGATCGATCTGGGCTTGCGCCTGGGCGAAGCGAGTGGCGCGGCCGCAGCAGTGCCGCTGCTGCGTCTGGCCTGCGCTTTGCACAATGGCATGGCCACATTTGAGCAGGCGGGTGTATCGAACGCATGA
- a CDS encoding cobyric acid synthase, protein MSAGVLMVQGCTSDAGKSALVTALCRWAKRRGSRVAPFKPQNMALNSAVTVDGGEIGRAQAVQAQACGLEPQVDFNPVLLKPNSDIGAQVIVHGHAVAEMDARNYHEYKRRAFDAVMASHRRLVDAYDAVIVEGAGSPAEINLRDRDIANMGYAEAVDCPVLLIADIDRGGVFAHLVGTLALLSASERARVVGFVINRFRGDLALLQPGLDWLERETGKPVLGVLPYLHGLHLEAEDALPRERDSKPDALLRVAIPALPRISNHTDFDALRAHPQVDLHIVGPGEKPPACDLIILPGSKSTRADLAWLRAQGWDAAIARHLRYGGKLIGICGGLQMLGRAVHDPMGIESEPGSSDGLGWLELETTLELQKQLHRVRGHLAFSDARVRGYEIHCGVSYGPALAAPFAQLDGGRSDGALSADGQIIGTYLHGVFDDPQALHALLQWAGLRDPTAVDVHALREASIERLADAVDTHLDTVTLASLLGVHSCAP, encoded by the coding sequence ATGAGCGCAGGAGTGCTGATGGTGCAGGGTTGCACCTCCGATGCCGGCAAAAGTGCACTTGTCACCGCGCTATGCCGATGGGCGAAGCGTCGTGGCTCGCGGGTTGCGCCATTCAAGCCACAGAACATGGCGTTGAATTCGGCAGTGACTGTCGATGGTGGCGAGATTGGCCGCGCCCAGGCCGTACAGGCGCAGGCCTGCGGGTTGGAACCGCAGGTCGATTTCAATCCGGTGCTGCTCAAACCCAATAGTGATATCGGTGCGCAGGTGATCGTGCATGGGCATGCGGTCGCGGAGATGGACGCGCGCAACTATCACGAGTACAAGCGCCGCGCCTTCGATGCGGTAATGGCTTCGCATCGGCGTCTGGTGGATGCCTATGATGCGGTGATCGTTGAGGGCGCAGGCAGCCCGGCCGAAATCAATTTGCGCGATCGCGACATTGCCAATATGGGATATGCCGAGGCGGTTGATTGTCCGGTGTTGCTGATTGCCGACATTGACCGTGGCGGCGTATTCGCGCATCTGGTCGGTACACTCGCGCTGCTGTCGGCGAGCGAGCGGGCGAGGGTGGTGGGTTTTGTCATCAACCGTTTTCGAGGTGATCTCGCTCTGCTTCAGCCAGGGCTGGATTGGCTGGAACGCGAAACCGGCAAGCCCGTGCTTGGCGTGCTGCCGTATCTGCATGGATTGCATCTGGAGGCCGAGGATGCCTTGCCGCGCGAACGCGACAGCAAACCCGATGCCTTGTTGCGCGTAGCGATACCGGCATTGCCGCGCATCAGCAATCACACCGATTTCGATGCGTTGCGCGCTCATCCGCAAGTGGATCTGCATATCGTGGGGCCGGGCGAAAAGCCGCCGGCCTGCGACCTGATCATTTTGCCGGGTTCCAAATCCACCCGTGCCGATCTCGCCTGGTTACGCGCGCAGGGTTGGGATGCGGCCATTGCACGTCATCTTCGTTATGGCGGCAAACTGATCGGCATCTGCGGCGGTTTGCAGATGCTTGGGCGTGCCGTGCACGATCCGATGGGCATCGAAAGTGAACCCGGCTCCAGCGATGGCCTGGGCTGGCTGGAACTGGAAACGACACTGGAACTGCAGAAGCAATTGCACCGCGTGCGTGGACACCTTGCTTTCAGCGATGCGCGCGTGCGTGGCTACGAAATTCATTGCGGCGTCAGTTACGGGCCGGCGCTGGCAGCGCCTTTTGCTCAGCTCGACGGCGGTCGCAGCGATGGGGCGCTATCGGCGGACGGCCAGATCATCGGTACCTACTTGCATGGCGTGTTCGACGATCCGCAGGCCCTGCACGCGCTGTTGCAATGGGCCGGTTTGCGCGACCCCACAGCCGTGGATGTGCACGCCTTACGCGAAGCGAGCATCGAGCGGCTGGCCGATGCAGTCGACACGCATCTGGATACTGTTACGCTTGCATCCTTGCTGGGAGTTCATTCATGCGCACCCTGA
- a CDS encoding TonB-dependent receptor plug domain-containing protein — protein sequence MKKGKARLVTYTKTSLTTALLLALATTAAAQDATQTPPSSSNTKNLQAVIVTGTRAQNRTDSSSLSPIDVVPASALQSTGTSELSTALARLIPSLNFPRPAATDTTDSQRPVQLRGLSPDEVLVLVDGKRWHSSALINTDGTIGRGSAPVDLNTIPLSAIDHIEVLRDGASAQYGSDAIAGVINIILKHGADGGSVELDGGRYQRGGGNQWQGSANFGIPLSGDKGWLRISLDDGHQDPTNHGGVDVRYPQLGEKQVFGDPSVSQHNLFLNSQYDITKNVQFYAFGSYHERDAISDELYRNPYGYPSSVNSLLSAIYPEGYQPLLQAHSTDQALVAGVRGTTESGWRWDVSANYGGNRVSLDTIHSANYAYLHDFGYTPSSFFDGIVSAAQQVADVDIAKDFSPSWLPNPVTLAFGAEYQRDTYSISAGDPDSYYVGTSGVSGGAQGFSGYSPVNTGSWSRSDVAQYVSLETNLTDKLGTSISVRHEDYNDFGNTVSGALAARYDFTDRFALRASASTGFRAPSLAQEDYSQIGSLYLTPSSAGPGVTPGIYQTGLLPVSNPVAQLLGAQALKPEKSHNYTIGAVFNPIDPLTLTFDIYQIQIYNRIVLSSTLSGLNDPVVVDYLAANGISNVAYSSAQYFTNAVDTKTQGGDLVASYRSDFGNAGVLDSTLSYNYNRTQVTGVAPNPPQLQALGLELERVSYRDIRGLLANSTPRSKLIFNENYKIGHWVFNGNLTRYGSFTAYSNESYLLNQIFSPQWVLDVAGSYNLDNWTFTLGVDNATNSYPDKVIAANNNNGTIPYSEFSPDGFNGRYYYTKVIYHW from the coding sequence ATGAAGAAAGGCAAGGCTCGTCTCGTTACCTATACCAAGACATCGCTCACTACTGCTCTGCTGTTAGCGCTCGCCACGACGGCGGCGGCGCAGGATGCTACGCAGACTCCTCCCTCCTCCTCGAATACCAAGAATCTGCAAGCGGTGATCGTGACCGGTACGCGCGCGCAGAACCGCACTGACAGCAGCTCGCTCTCGCCGATTGACGTAGTGCCTGCCTCAGCATTGCAGAGCACCGGTACCAGTGAACTGTCTACTGCGCTCGCCCGCCTGATTCCGTCGTTGAATTTCCCGCGCCCGGCCGCCACTGACACCACGGATTCGCAGCGCCCCGTGCAGTTGCGCGGCCTTTCGCCGGATGAAGTGCTCGTTCTGGTGGATGGCAAGCGCTGGCATTCCAGCGCGCTGATCAATACCGACGGCACCATCGGCCGCGGCTCGGCGCCGGTGGATCTGAACACCATCCCGCTTTCCGCGATCGACCATATCGAAGTGCTGCGCGACGGCGCGTCCGCACAATACGGTTCCGATGCGATCGCTGGCGTGATCAATATCATCCTCAAACATGGTGCCGACGGCGGTTCGGTCGAGCTGGATGGTGGTCGTTATCAGCGTGGCGGCGGCAATCAATGGCAAGGCTCGGCCAACTTTGGCATTCCGCTCAGTGGCGACAAAGGCTGGTTGCGCATCAGTCTGGATGACGGACACCAAGACCCAACCAACCACGGCGGTGTCGACGTGCGTTACCCGCAATTGGGTGAAAAGCAGGTGTTCGGCGATCCCTCCGTCAGCCAGCACAACCTGTTCCTCAACTCGCAATACGACATCACCAAGAACGTGCAGTTTTATGCCTTCGGCAGCTATCACGAGCGCGATGCGATTTCCGATGAGCTGTATCGCAATCCGTATGGCTACCCGTCGTCGGTCAATTCGCTGCTGAGCGCGATCTATCCCGAAGGCTATCAGCCGCTGCTGCAGGCCCACAGCACCGACCAGGCGCTGGTCGCCGGCGTGCGCGGTACAACGGAAAGCGGCTGGCGCTGGGATGTGAGCGCCAACTACGGCGGCAACCGTGTATCACTCGACACCATCCACAGCGCCAACTACGCCTACCTGCACGACTTCGGCTATACGCCGAGCAGCTTCTTCGACGGCATTGTCTCGGCGGCGCAACAGGTGGCGGACGTCGACATCGCCAAAGATTTCTCGCCCAGCTGGCTGCCCAATCCAGTGACGCTGGCGTTCGGTGCGGAGTACCAGCGCGATACCTACAGCATCAGCGCAGGCGATCCGGATTCGTATTACGTGGGCACCTCGGGCGTAAGCGGTGGCGCGCAGGGCTTCAGCGGCTACAGCCCGGTAAATACGGGTTCATGGAGTCGCAGCGATGTCGCGCAGTACGTGAGCCTGGAAACCAACCTCACGGACAAGCTCGGTACGTCGATCTCCGTGCGCCACGAGGACTACAACGACTTCGGCAACACGGTCTCGGGCGCTCTGGCCGCGCGTTACGACTTTACCGACCGCTTCGCGCTGCGCGCCAGCGCATCGACCGGCTTCCGCGCGCCGTCGCTGGCGCAGGAAGACTATTCGCAGATCGGTTCGCTCTACCTCACACCCAGCAGCGCCGGACCGGGTGTTACGCCGGGCATCTATCAGACCGGCCTGCTGCCGGTCAGCAATCCGGTGGCACAGTTGCTTGGCGCACAGGCGTTGAAGCCAGAGAAATCGCATAACTACACCATCGGCGCCGTCTTCAATCCGATCGACCCGCTGACGCTGACCTTCGATATCTACCAGATCCAGATCTACAACCGCATCGTGCTCTCCAGCACGCTGAGCGGCTTGAACGATCCGGTGGTGGTGGATTACCTCGCCGCCAACGGCATCAGCAACGTGGCCTACAGCTCGGCGCAGTACTTCACCAACGCGGTGGATACCAAGACCCAGGGTGGCGATCTGGTGGCCAGTTACCGGTCTGACTTCGGCAACGCCGGCGTGCTCGACAGCACGCTCAGCTACAACTACAACCGCACCCAGGTCACCGGCGTGGCACCCAATCCGCCACAATTGCAGGCGCTAGGGTTGGAGCTGGAGCGCGTGAGCTACCGCGATATCCGTGGCCTGCTCGCCAATTCCACGCCGCGCAGCAAGCTGATCTTCAACGAGAACTACAAGATCGGTCACTGGGTCTTCAACGGCAACCTGACCCGTTATGGCAGTTTCACCGCGTACAGCAACGAATCGTATCTGCTCAATCAGATCTTCAGCCCGCAATGGGTGCTCGATGTGGCTGGCAGCTACAACCTCGACAACTGGACCTTCACGCTCGGTGTGGACAATGCCACCAACAGTTATCCGGACAAGGTGATCGCCGCCAATAACAACAACGGCACCATTCCGTATTCAGAATTTTCACCCGACGGCTTCAATGGGCGCTACTATTACACCAAAGTGATCTATCACTGGTGA